Sequence from the Pleomorphomonas sp. T1.2MG-36 genome:
GCCCGTGCCGAAACCTTCCTCTGGCTCGACTTCATCATGATCGTCGGCTTCATGCTCGGCACCATGGCGATCCTTACCGCTGTTCTCGCCAGTCTGACGGCCGTCGGCGCCATGATCGCCCGTCGGCTCGGCGCCGATGGCGGGTTCGGTCAGGTATTCACCGAACTCGGCTATCAATACGCGCCGGTGGCGTTGATGAGCCTGATCATCGGTCTCGGCGCCGAGCTGCTGACGCCGTTGCGCTACACCTTCGTCGGCATGGACGGCGTGCACGCGATCCGCGGCGGCCTGTTCCTGATCGGCGTCGTCTGGAGCATCTGGCTCGGCGACCGCATTCTGCGCCGTCAGGGACTGCCGCTCTCCAGACGCTGGGTGCCCCTCATTCCGGGCATCGCAGGCAGTCTGTTCGTCGGTTTCGGTTGGTGGCCGGCCATCTTCGGGCTGTAAACGCCCTCAGCGTCGATGTCAGGTTTTCGTTGATGTCCCGGATGAACTTGTCGATCATCCGGGACAATTTTTGTCATACCTGCAAGTCATTGGGCACTTTCGTTTCCAGCTTGCGACAATTCCATATCCGGTTACAATTACGCTCCAGCAAGACGTTGACTTGGCAAAGTGCGGGAAACTATTGATCCCGCCTACGACTATCGTCCTAAGACGTGTTTCCAAGCGTTTTGATCGCAGAACTCAAGGCTGGGCTACGATGACCATACGCAATATCGGAAGATGCGGCGGCCTATTGCTCTTGCTTGCCCTCGTTGGCGCGTGCCAGCCGAGCGGACCATCCGGGCCGCCGCCGGCCGGCAAGGCTGAGGTCGGCACCATAACGCTCCAACCGACAAGCGTGCCGCGCACCATGGAACTGCCGGGCCGCATCATCGCGTTGGCCACCGCGGAAATCCGTCCGCAGGTGAACGGCATCGTCCGGAAGATTGCGTTCAAGGAAGGACGCGTGGTCAAGGCCGGCGACGTGCTCTACGAACTCGAAGATGCCAAGTTCAAGGCCGCCTACGCCGCCGCGGCAGCTGCCGTAAAGAAGGCCGAGGCGGCGACGGCCGGTGCCCAAACCGCCTTCGACCGCTACTCCAAACTTGGCGAGAGCAACGCGGTCGCCGCCCAGACGGTCGACGATTCCCGCTCGACCCTCCTTCAAGCCGAGGCCTCTGAGGAGGCCGCCCGGGCCGATCTGGAAACGGCACGCATAAACCTCGAGAACGCCACCATCCGCGCTCCGATCGACGGTCTGATCGGAGTATCTTCGGTCAGCGTCGGCGCGCTCGTCACCGAGAACCAGACCGCCGCGCTCGCCACCATCCGTCAGATCGATCCCATCAACGTCGATCTCGTCGACTCCAGCGCCAACCTCCTGCGCATCCGCGAAGATGTGGATAGCGGACGGCTGGGCCAGGACCTCGGCAAGCCGCCTGCGGTGAGGCTGACGCTCGAGAATGGCAAGGCCTATGCGGAAACGGGCGTGGTCTCGCTCGCAGAGCCGGTGGTCAGCGAAACCACCGGAACCTTCACCCTTCGCGCCACCTTCCCGAACAGCCAGCGAATCCTGCTGCCCGGCATGTTCGTTCAGGCCAGCGTCGATCTCGGCACGCTCAACAACGCCTTCCTGGTGCCGCAACGCGCGGTGACGCGCGGCGACGACGGAGTCGCGACGATCTACGTCGTGTCGGCCGCCAACAAGGCCGAGACCAAACGCATCACGACGGCGGGCACCTCAGGCAACAACTGGATCGTCACCGACGGCGCCTCCCCGGGCGATCGGCTGATCGTCGACGGCTTTCAGAAGGTCTCGGCCGGGGCCGACGTCGTCCCCGTCGAGGCGACCATCGACGAGGACGGCGTCGTCGATCAGGATTTGAAGGCGGAGAGCGGCAAATGAGCCTCACCTCGCCGCGCAACGCGCTCGCCAGCTTCTTCATTGCCCGGCCGGTATTTGCCATCGTCTTGGCCATCGCCACGCTGCTCGCCGGTGTGATGGGCATCTATTCGCTGTCGATCTCGCAATACCCCGATATCGCGCCGGTGACGGTCCGCATCTCGGCCACATACTCTGGCGCCACCGCCGAAGCGGTCGAGAACTCGGTCACCAAGAAGATCGAAAGCGCCATGACCGGGCTCGACGGCCTTCTTTACATGGAGTCGTCGTCAAGCACCGGATCCGCCTCGATCGAACTCACCTTTGCCAACGGGACTAATCCCGAACTGGCTCAAGTGGAGGTGCAGAACAAGCTTTCGCGTGTCGAGTCGCAACTGCCCGATGCCGTGCGGGATGCCGGCGTTCGCGTCAATCGGTCGCCGTCCGGCATTCTGATGATCGGCAACATCATCTCCCGCGACGGCCGCTACAGTTCGGACGAACTGTCCGACATCATGTCCAGCCAGATCGAGGATCGCATCGAGCGACTCGACGGCGTCGGTGGCGTACAGTCCTTCGGGGCCGGGTATGCCATGCGCATCTGGCTCGATCCCGGGGCGATGCTGAAATACCAGCTGGTGCCGAGCGACGTGACCGCCGCCATAAAGGCGCAGAATGCCCAAGTGGCCGCCGGCTTCATCGGGGCCT
This genomic interval carries:
- a CDS encoding efflux RND transporter periplasmic adaptor subunit produces the protein MLLLALVGACQPSGPSGPPPAGKAEVGTITLQPTSVPRTMELPGRIIALATAEIRPQVNGIVRKIAFKEGRVVKAGDVLYELEDAKFKAAYAAAAAAVKKAEAATAGAQTAFDRYSKLGESNAVAAQTVDDSRSTLLQAEASEEAARADLETARINLENATIRAPIDGLIGVSSVSVGALVTENQTAALATIRQIDPINVDLVDSSANLLRIREDVDSGRLGQDLGKPPAVRLTLENGKAYAETGVVSLAEPVVSETTGTFTLRATFPNSQRILLPGMFVQASVDLGTLNNAFLVPQRAVTRGDDGVATIYVVSAANKAETKRITTAGTSGNNWIVTDGASPGDRLIVDGFQKVSAGADVVPVEATIDEDGVVDQDLKAESGK